A window from Pseudomonadota bacterium encodes these proteins:
- a CDS encoding adenylate/guanylate cyclase domain-containing protein: protein MSWLGRSLLVLAVSAFGALVSVTPFVKRLELQVFDIQQRFVRQYVPQPGASPEVALIGIDEGTVQAIDAPMALWHQQLAQVITAMASAKAAVLGFDLVLPERSFDEFLGRANDQPLMQAILGARRAGVPVVFGRTLSASGRLYDVLPKFKAVLGKDGFGMVLQVQEMDAVVRRYYDDRYEDALELRTLVGQMARQTDVTVRNGWIDYAVGDPIGYVPMSQVIQWQAAGDVDALQQAFEGKAVFVGGVLPFEDRHTQPLVLADWEANRYAPGVLIHMQAYRSLASDRILSGVGGVWYASSLLVMALLVLLRDRPLTALIVLGVAVLAAAAGSTVAYLEGWRLSAVPMVVTALAAWLAGAVRDAWSNLRDKQRMRSAFGGYVSPQILNEILEGNLSPELGGESREICLLFCDLIGFTTLSETNDAEYVLTLLNRYFDRVTPAIHTFDGTLDKYMGDGIMAFFGAPKPHKNAAQAGFDAARMMLNELDKFNVELAAEGIPPIQAGIGLGLGKAIVGHVGAQSRFEYSAIGDAVNVSARIEGLTRHLNCRIALSENVANQLRVEDQQELEPFGPQQIKGHSAIKVFGWGELRPGKEAAEAVRSEVAS from the coding sequence ATGAGCTGGCTTGGGCGCAGCCTGCTGGTGCTGGCCGTCAGCGCGTTTGGGGCGCTGGTGTCGGTGACCCCCTTTGTGAAGCGCCTCGAGCTTCAGGTTTTTGATATCCAGCAGCGATTCGTGCGCCAGTACGTGCCGCAGCCTGGCGCCAGCCCCGAGGTGGCGCTGATCGGCATTGACGAGGGCACGGTACAGGCCATCGACGCCCCCATGGCCCTCTGGCACCAGCAGCTGGCGCAGGTCATTACCGCCATGGCGTCGGCCAAGGCCGCGGTCCTGGGCTTTGACCTTGTCCTGCCGGAACGCAGTTTTGACGAGTTTCTTGGCCGGGCCAACGATCAGCCGCTGATGCAGGCCATCCTCGGCGCCCGCCGCGCCGGCGTGCCGGTGGTGTTTGGCCGAACGCTGAGCGCCAGCGGCCGGCTATATGACGTCCTGCCGAAATTTAAGGCGGTTCTGGGCAAAGACGGTTTCGGCATGGTACTGCAGGTGCAGGAGATGGACGCGGTGGTGCGGCGCTACTACGACGACCGCTACGAAGATGCGCTTGAGCTGCGCACGCTCGTCGGGCAGATGGCCCGCCAGACCGACGTCACGGTGCGCAACGGCTGGATCGACTACGCGGTCGGCGACCCGATCGGCTACGTCCCGATGTCTCAGGTGATCCAGTGGCAGGCAGCGGGAGACGTCGACGCTCTGCAACAGGCGTTTGAAGGCAAAGCGGTGTTTGTCGGCGGCGTCCTGCCGTTTGAAGATCGCCACACCCAGCCACTGGTCCTGGCGGACTGGGAAGCCAACCGTTACGCCCCCGGTGTGCTCATCCACATGCAGGCCTACCGGTCGCTGGCAAGCGACCGGATTCTCAGCGGGGTGGGCGGTGTTTGGTACGCCAGTTCGCTTCTCGTGATGGCCCTGCTGGTGCTGCTACGCGACCGGCCGCTGACGGCGCTGATTGTGCTCGGGGTTGCCGTGCTTGCGGCGGCGGCGGGGTCGACGGTTGCCTATCTGGAGGGCTGGCGCCTTAGCGCGGTGCCGATGGTGGTCACCGCTCTTGCAGCCTGGCTGGCAGGGGCGGTCCGAGACGCCTGGTCAAACCTGCGGGACAAGCAGCGGATGCGTTCGGCGTTCGGTGGTTACGTCAGTCCACAGATTCTGAATGAAATCCTGGAGGGCAACCTGTCGCCGGAGTTAGGCGGCGAGAGCCGGGAAATTTGCCTGTTATTCTGCGATTTGATTGGCTTTACGACCCTCAGCGAAACCAATGACGCGGAATATGTTCTAACCCTGTTGAATCGGTACTTTGATCGCGTTACACCCGCCATTCACACCTTTGATGGTACGCTCGATAAGTACATGGGAGATGGGATCATGGCGTTCTTCGGCGCGCCAAAACCCCACAAAAACGCGGCCCAGGCGGGCTTCGATGCGGCGCGGATGATGCTGAACGAGCTGGACAAGTTCAACGTCGAGCTCGCCGCAGAGGGGATTCCGCCGATCCAGGCCGGAATCGGGCTGGGTCTGGGAAAGGCGATTGTCGGCCACGTCGGCGCCCAGTCTCGCTTCGAATATTCGGCGATCGGCGACGCGGTGAACGTGTCGGCGCGTATCGAGGGCCTGACGCGGCACCTGAACTGCCGCATTGCGCTGAGCGAGAACGTCGCCAATCAGCTAAGGGTCGAGGACCAGCAGGAGCTGGAGCCTTTCGGGCCACAGCAGATCAAAGGCCACTCGGCGATCAAGGTTTTCGGCTGGGGAGAGCTCCGGCCAGGGAAGGAGGCAGCTGAGGCTGTCAGGAGCGAGGTAGCATCATGA
- a CDS encoding EAL domain-containing response regulator gives MTDASARKRKVLIIDDDPDVLEYASVVFSDCGFDLMIRRPGEDLVAKLNQLPDLIVVDLLMPSEDGIQVLHNMAKADVKCPVLVVSMCSEEVLRSARAVAQMLNFEVLGFLRKPFYKEDVLRLTSSLRREEQGTAELRRLVNSGRIVNHYQPVVDVQRGRVIRLEALSRFHHPKSGIIAPMEFLRWSRRLRITAALERRLTKQALDDAKRIEEKGFRLPMSVNLSTETLEQPDFADRMEKLCRQQRFLLSQLTIEISENDLHRNLIPVQSNLTRLALRGCSVSLEYGGEVFSKMQLENLPLAEVKLTPSLVRDCIKDDSRRNLLISVVNHADVLDIPVTAIGVESPEELGLLLDLGLTRFQGHFFCEDKQFEGALYYLHRAPEQLAELGLAGPPSRASSIRP, from the coding sequence ATGACTGACGCATCCGCCAGAAAGCGCAAGGTACTGATTATTGACGACGATCCGGACGTACTGGAGTACGCCTCTGTTGTCTTTTCAGACTGTGGCTTTGATCTCATGATTCGCCGGCCCGGCGAAGACCTGGTCGCCAAGCTCAACCAGCTCCCCGATCTGATTGTGGTCGACCTCCTGATGCCCAGCGAAGACGGGATCCAGGTGCTTCACAACATGGCCAAGGCAGACGTTAAATGCCCGGTGCTGGTGGTGAGCATGTGTAGCGAGGAGGTCTTGCGCTCGGCCCGAGCCGTGGCCCAGATGCTCAACTTCGAGGTTCTGGGCTTTCTCCGCAAGCCGTTCTACAAAGAGGACGTGCTCCGCCTGACCAGTTCGCTGCGCCGGGAAGAGCAGGGCACCGCCGAGCTGCGGCGCCTGGTGAATTCGGGGCGGATCGTGAATCACTACCAGCCGGTCGTCGACGTCCAGCGCGGCCGGGTGATCCGGCTCGAAGCGCTGTCCCGCTTCCACCACCCCAAGAGCGGCATCATTGCCCCGATGGAGTTTCTGCGCTGGTCTCGGCGGCTGCGCATCACCGCGGCGCTCGAGCGACGGTTGACCAAACAGGCCCTCGACGACGCTAAGCGGATTGAAGAAAAAGGTTTCCGGCTGCCGATGTCGGTCAACCTGAGCACCGAGACGCTGGAGCAGCCGGACTTTGCCGACCGCATGGAAAAGCTCTGTCGGCAGCAGCGCTTTCTGCTCAGCCAGTTGACCATCGAGATCAGCGAAAACGATCTGCACCGCAACCTGATTCCCGTCCAGAGCAACCTGACGCGTCTAGCGCTGCGCGGATGCTCGGTCTCGTTGGAGTATGGCGGCGAAGTGTTTTCCAAGATGCAGCTGGAAAACCTGCCCCTGGCCGAGGTCAAGCTGACCCCAAGCCTGGTGCGCGACTGCATCAAAGACGACTCCCGCCGAAATCTGCTGATTTCGGTCGTCAATCATGCGGACGTGCTGGACATTCCGGTCACCGCTATCGGCGTTGAGTCACCCGAGGAGCTGGGTCTGCTGCTGGATCTTGGTCTGACACGTTTTCAGGGGCATTTCTTCTGCGAAGACAAACAGTTTGAAGGCGCGCTTTACTACCTGCACCGTGCGCCAGAGCAGCTGGCGGAACTGGGGCTTGCGGGCCCGCCGTCACGCGCGTCGTCCATCCGTCCCTAA
- a CDS encoding Hpt domain-containing protein: protein MAELSDRARELLAKQRERYLASLTGKHTELATLWEQRTHQELDLIDAVHRIAGSAGLHGLTELQSDAVHAEQTLRDENASEADREAAVSKLMSELQANASPAADD from the coding sequence ATGGCTGAGCTTTCTGACCGCGCACGTGAGCTGCTGGCCAAACAGCGCGAACGCTACCTGGCTTCGCTAACCGGCAAGCACACGGAGCTGGCCACGCTGTGGGAACAGCGGACGCATCAGGAGCTGGATCTTATCGATGCGGTGCACCGAATCGCCGGATCAGCGGGGCTGCACGGCCTGACCGAGCTGCAGTCGGACGCGGTGCATGCCGAACAGACGCTGCGCGACGAAAACGCGAGTGAAGCCGACCGAGAGGCGGCGGTCAGCAAGCTGATGAGCGAGCTGCAAGCCAACGCCAGTCCTGCCGCTGACGACTGA
- a CDS encoding ATP-binding protein, translating to MDETGQPSTISSSLPASLELNDLAEPLLVRTDAAFRVLDWAGDPAVYDFSLEAGQDIRQTMKFLAGLDGFKSVTFPMMWFDGNRPIHVSIMAQPQHAQAYVLLTDANASDMADLHLRRQAEKTDIVEYRASQLEVELEEAKREAARASELKSRFIAGMSHEFRTPVTSVLGYCDLLEKDYGRDDRRLQGIRRSATHLLSLVENLLEHGRVVSDRIEPVEEEVNLRRLFESMNLMFEPLAQQKELAFEIVEQGCACEEIRTDPVRLRQIIVNLISNALRYTESGSVKVTWSQANDRLKVAVIDTGPGIPEGKRKQIFQAFSSLEDEKTRAKGLGLGLSISQHLADVLGGDIELESTVGQGSTFSFEVRGAGVLSANLAPSDAHEGQRRVLIVEDDMDVREFLAVILADLGYSPTLAINGQQALDKLASARPDVVLSDFHLNDISGEKLIHDLHASQIPVIAMSASNAEEDRNAAFGAGASAYLVKPFDLDILGKELEKAVNG from the coding sequence ATGGATGAGACCGGCCAGCCGTCCACCATCTCCAGCTCCCTGCCCGCCTCGCTGGAACTCAACGACCTGGCGGAGCCGCTGCTCGTTCGCACCGACGCCGCGTTCCGGGTGCTCGACTGGGCGGGTGACCCGGCCGTCTACGATTTCTCGCTGGAGGCGGGCCAGGACATCCGTCAAACCATGAAGTTTCTGGCGGGTCTGGACGGCTTCAAGTCGGTCACCTTTCCGATGATGTGGTTTGACGGCAACCGACCCATCCATGTCTCGATCATGGCGCAGCCCCAGCACGCGCAGGCCTATGTTCTGCTGACCGACGCCAACGCTTCTGACATGGCGGACCTGCATCTGAGACGCCAGGCGGAAAAGACCGATATCGTTGAGTACCGCGCCTCGCAGCTGGAGGTTGAGCTCGAGGAAGCGAAGCGGGAAGCAGCCCGGGCGAGCGAGCTTAAGAGCCGCTTCATCGCCGGCATGTCGCACGAATTTCGCACGCCCGTGACCTCCGTTCTCGGCTACTGCGACCTGCTGGAAAAAGACTACGGCCGCGACGATCGTCGCCTGCAGGGGATTCGTCGTTCCGCTACGCACCTGCTGTCGCTCGTCGAAAACCTGCTCGAACATGGCCGGGTGGTTTCCGACCGGATCGAACCCGTCGAAGAAGAGGTCAATCTTCGGCGTCTGTTTGAGTCGATGAATCTCATGTTCGAACCGCTGGCACAGCAAAAGGAGCTGGCGTTCGAAATTGTCGAGCAGGGCTGCGCCTGCGAGGAGATTCGCACCGATCCCGTCAGGCTGCGGCAGATCATCGTCAATCTCATCTCAAACGCTTTGCGCTACACCGAGTCCGGCTCGGTCAAGGTCACCTGGAGCCAGGCCAACGATCGCCTTAAGGTGGCGGTCATCGACACCGGCCCGGGTATTCCGGAGGGCAAGCGCAAGCAGATCTTTCAGGCGTTTTCGAGCCTGGAAGACGAGAAGACCCGCGCCAAGGGTCTCGGTCTCGGCCTTTCGATCAGCCAACACCTGGCGGACGTGCTCGGAGGTGACATCGAGCTCGAGTCAACCGTGGGCCAGGGGTCCACTTTCTCGTTCGAAGTTCGCGGCGCCGGAGTGCTGTCCGCAAACCTCGCGCCCAGCGACGCGCACGAAGGCCAGCGCCGGGTGCTGATCGTCGAGGACGACATGGACGTTCGCGAGTTTCTGGCCGTGATCCTGGCCGACCTGGGCTACTCCCCGACCCTGGCCATCAACGGTCAGCAGGCGTTGGACAAGCTGGCCAGCGCGCGACCGGACGTTGTCTTGAGCGATTTTCACCTGAACGACATCTCCGGCGAGAAGCTGATTCACGACCTGCACGCGAGCCAGATTCCGGTGATTGCGATGAGCGCGTCCAACGCTGAAGAGGACCGCAACGCCGCGTTTGGCGCGGGCGCAAGCGCTTATCTGGTCAAACCGTTCGACCTGGACATCCTGGGCAAAGAACTGGAAAAGGCGGTCAATGGCTGA
- a CDS encoding response regulator transcription factor, producing the protein MKIAFLEDDHDQAEVVKIWMEDAGHEVDWHARGSDLINAVRSDRFDMVLLDWQVPELDGYSVLRWIRQNIDSKLPVIFLTARDADEDIVKALESGADDYLTKPLSQPVTLARIDAVARRSGIDSPDNDARKEVGPIAYDTDREVMTLNGEPVSLTRREFALAVYLIRNLGRIIPREVLLKEIWGLNAQVVTRTLDTHISRLRKKLSLTEDSGWSLKSIYHHGYRLERLEDAGAAQGAQ; encoded by the coding sequence TTGAAGATCGCCTTTTTAGAAGACGACCATGACCAGGCTGAAGTTGTCAAAATCTGGATGGAGGACGCCGGCCACGAGGTCGACTGGCACGCGCGGGGCTCGGACCTGATCAACGCGGTGCGCTCGGACCGCTTCGACATGGTGCTGCTCGACTGGCAGGTGCCGGAGCTCGACGGCTATTCGGTGCTGCGCTGGATTCGGCAAAACATCGACAGCAAGCTGCCGGTGATTTTCCTGACCGCCAGAGACGCTGACGAGGATATCGTCAAGGCGCTGGAAAGCGGCGCGGACGACTACTTGACCAAACCGCTGAGCCAGCCGGTCACGCTGGCGAGGATCGACGCGGTGGCCCGGCGCAGCGGCATCGATTCCCCCGACAACGATGCGCGCAAGGAAGTCGGCCCGATCGCCTACGACACCGACCGGGAAGTGATGACCCTGAACGGCGAGCCTGTCTCGCTGACCCGGCGCGAGTTTGCACTGGCCGTCTATCTGATTCGCAATCTCGGGCGCATTATTCCGCGCGAGGTGTTGCTCAAAGAGATCTGGGGCCTTAACGCTCAGGTGGTGACCCGCACGCTGGATACCCACATCAGCCGTCTGCGGAAGAAGCTTAGCTTGACCGAAGATTCGGGCTGGAGCCTCAAGAGCATTTACCATCACGGCTATCGGCTGGAGCGCCTCGAAGACGCCGGCGCTGCACAGGGTGCACAGTAA
- a CDS encoding aminotransferase class V-fold PLP-dependent enzyme → MTSQAQTQLIDQEFQQQPGIWYLNHAAIGPWPLRTVQRVTELAQGSNTRIMANWLDWYGAEQRLRQRLGDLIGASDGSQVSLTKNTSEGLSRIAAGLDWRDGDRVLVLSEEFSSNQWCWDHCTPASVTVDSVKRQPGQPVHEALIEATTPQTRLISVSTVQYANGTALLLKELSQHCRERGILLVVDAIQSLGAFPLDVTDCPVDAVACGSHKWLLSAEGVGFLYLSDSLRQALKPTQVGWRMVSEPFKFAGALSETASDGRGLEAGTLNTVGIVALEASLSLYQELGADSVEHIIRGHTKRLLGGLADLGVDVRTPADSAQHAGIVAFSLGDENATRDAYNALSEKGVFCAVRGGLLRLSPHYSTPPQHIDDVLNMVASVL, encoded by the coding sequence ATGACCAGCCAAGCTCAGACCCAGCTGATCGACCAGGAGTTCCAACAGCAGCCCGGAATCTGGTATCTCAATCACGCGGCGATCGGCCCCTGGCCGCTCCGAACCGTCCAGCGGGTCACCGAGCTGGCCCAGGGGAGCAATACGCGCATCATGGCCAACTGGCTGGACTGGTACGGGGCCGAACAGCGGCTGCGCCAGCGACTGGGTGATCTCATCGGGGCTTCCGACGGCAGCCAGGTCAGCCTGACCAAAAACACCAGCGAGGGGCTTTCGCGGATCGCCGCCGGACTTGACTGGCGAGACGGGGATCGCGTGCTGGTCCTCAGCGAGGAGTTTTCGTCCAATCAATGGTGCTGGGATCACTGCACGCCAGCCTCGGTCACCGTCGATTCGGTGAAGCGACAGCCAGGCCAGCCGGTGCACGAGGCATTGATCGAAGCGACCACGCCACAGACCCGCTTGATTTCGGTCAGCACCGTTCAGTACGCGAACGGTACGGCGCTGCTGCTGAAGGAACTCAGCCAGCATTGCCGAGAACGAGGCATCCTGCTGGTGGTTGACGCCATACAGAGTCTCGGTGCGTTTCCGCTGGACGTGACGGACTGTCCGGTCGACGCGGTGGCGTGCGGGTCCCACAAGTGGCTTCTCTCAGCCGAGGGCGTCGGGTTTCTCTACCTGAGCGACTCGCTGCGCCAGGCCCTCAAGCCGACCCAGGTCGGCTGGCGCATGGTGAGCGAGCCGTTCAAGTTTGCCGGCGCGCTCAGCGAAACGGCGAGCGACGGCCGAGGACTGGAGGCCGGCACCCTCAATACGGTGGGCATTGTGGCGCTGGAGGCCAGCCTGTCGCTTTATCAGGAACTCGGCGCCGACAGCGTGGAACACATCATCCGCGGCCACACCAAGCGCTTGCTGGGCGGCCTGGCCGACCTGGGCGTAGACGTCCGGACACCCGCAGATTCGGCGCAGCACGCCGGTATCGTCGCCTTCAGCCTCGGCGATGAAAACGCAACCCGCGATGCCTACAACGCGCTCAGCGAAAAAGGCGTGTTTTGCGCCGTCCGCGGCGGGCTGCTGCGCCTTTCACCCCATTACTCAACGCCCCCACAGCATATTGACGACGTGCTGAATATGGTGGCTTCGGTCCTGTGA
- the rpoE gene encoding RNA polymerase sigma factor RpoE has protein sequence MGEKQVDQLLVERVQQGDKRAFDLLVLKYQHKIVNLISRYVKDPSENQDVAQEAFIKAYRAIGRFRGDSAFYTWMYRIAINTAKNYLVAQGRRPPATDIEPGDAELFDLDTRLKDRDTPERELLKDEIEQTVFAAIEDLPEDLRTAITLREMEGMSYEEIAVTMDCPIGTVRSRIFRAREAIDQRLAPLLDQKEDRG, from the coding sequence ATGGGCGAGAAACAGGTAGACCAGCTACTGGTTGAACGGGTACAGCAGGGCGACAAGAGAGCGTTCGACCTGCTGGTACTGAAATATCAGCACAAGATCGTGAATCTGATATCTCGGTACGTCAAAGACCCGAGCGAGAACCAGGATGTGGCGCAGGAGGCGTTTATCAAAGCCTACCGGGCCATCGGCCGGTTTCGCGGAGACAGCGCGTTCTACACCTGGATGTATCGCATCGCCATCAACACGGCCAAGAACTACCTGGTCGCGCAGGGGCGCCGACCGCCGGCGACCGATATCGAGCCCGGCGACGCCGAATTGTTCGATTTGGACACTCGGCTGAAAGACCGCGACACCCCCGAGCGGGAGTTGCTGAAAGACGAAATTGAGCAGACGGTTTTTGCTGCCATTGAGGACCTGCCGGAAGACCTGCGAACGGCGATTACGCTGCGGGAGATGGAAGGCATGAGCTACGAGGAAATTGCGGTGACCATGGACTGCCCGATCGGCACCGTGCGATCACGGATTTTTCGAGCGAGAGAGGCGATAGATCAGCGGCTTGCGCCGCTGCTGGATCAGAAAGAGGATCGAGGTTGA
- a CDS encoding sigma-E factor negative regulatory protein gives MEKQHTGELCESLCRLMDGEAEASEAQFMLRRLGHDEELSQRWERYHLVRSVLRDHRCASLDGFAARVSAGVAQEPTPEPDAQQNPASPAHGEATGTGLRRWLQPAAGAAVAASVAVLAFNAWQPDVVAPGGNTAPQSLLSQGIDDPTADVEGRVGPAASSLAVPAAVGSTNEQLQKYLIRHTQVSATGHRLPLIYMVSETETADVSLSAEPAEAPPPDPQASSEP, from the coding sequence ATGGAGAAGCAGCACACAGGGGAATTGTGCGAATCGCTTTGCCGCCTGATGGACGGCGAAGCAGAAGCCAGCGAAGCGCAGTTCATGCTGCGACGACTGGGTCATGATGAAGAGCTGTCGCAGCGGTGGGAACGATACCACCTCGTGCGCAGCGTCCTGCGCGACCACCGTTGCGCGTCGCTGGACGGATTTGCTGCGCGGGTGTCCGCTGGCGTCGCCCAGGAGCCAACGCCGGAGCCGGATGCGCAGCAAAATCCCGCATCGCCAGCGCACGGTGAGGCCACAGGCACGGGCCTGCGTCGCTGGCTCCAGCCGGCAGCCGGTGCAGCTGTGGCGGCTAGCGTAGCGGTGCTGGCCTTCAACGCGTGGCAGCCTGACGTGGTTGCGCCGGGTGGAAACACGGCGCCCCAGTCGCTTTTGTCTCAGGGCATCGACGATCCGACGGCTGACGTTGAGGGTCGGGTTGGCCCAGCCGCCTCGTCGCTGGCGGTACCGGCTGCCGTTGGATCCACCAACGAGCAGCTTCAGAAGTACCTGATTCGCCATACGCAGGTGTCGGCGACCGGACACCGGCTGCCGCTGATCTACATGGTCAGCGAAACCGAGACCGCCGACGTCAGTCTTTCGGCCGAGCCTGCCGAGGCTCCGCCACCCGACCCGCAGGCATCGAGCGAGCCCTGA
- a CDS encoding MucB/RseB C-terminal domain-containing protein has product MPGPDRFSALVRSGCLLTALLLPLLATAEDSALAAKRWLDQMASAVSNLTYRGTLIYLRRNQVDSLKIYHRVDETGMRERLVALNGSPREILRDNNSVRCIFPDRRSVLIDTRIAERLFPVIPADLFSLSEGRYKLSLDGADRVAQLEAQVVRIAAADNFRFGYRLWLEKNTGMLLKSSLINRQGKAIEQVLFTDIEIGAVISDQDLLPDITSDGYVEVALPDLKTSTPPDSAPRWRVTELPVGFQPLAQRRAGPLSHLTFSDGLAVVSLYVEPAGAGQTAPRGYSRVGAMNILSQMRGGFAVTAVGEVPPPTLEMMVSSVAQQPGFGPARANVP; this is encoded by the coding sequence ATGCCCGGTCCGGACCGATTCTCGGCCCTCGTGCGCAGCGGCTGTCTGCTCACGGCACTCCTGCTGCCGCTGCTCGCTACGGCCGAGGACAGCGCGCTGGCCGCCAAGCGCTGGCTCGACCAGATGGCGAGCGCGGTCAGCAACCTGACCTATCGCGGCACGCTGATCTACCTGCGCCGCAACCAGGTCGACTCACTGAAGATCTATCACCGCGTGGACGAGACCGGCATGCGGGAACGACTCGTGGCGCTCAACGGCAGCCCTCGCGAGATCCTGCGAGACAACAACTCCGTCCGCTGTATCTTTCCTGATCGCCGCTCTGTTCTGATCGATACCCGAATCGCTGAACGGCTTTTCCCCGTGATACCGGCGGATCTATTCAGCCTGTCGGAAGGGCGCTACAAGCTGTCGTTGGACGGCGCCGACCGCGTGGCGCAGCTCGAGGCTCAGGTTGTGCGGATCGCTGCTGCTGACAACTTCCGCTTTGGCTATCGGCTGTGGCTGGAAAAAAATACCGGCATGCTTCTCAAGTCGAGCCTGATCAACCGCCAGGGGAAGGCGATCGAGCAGGTGTTGTTTACCGATATTGAGATCGGGGCGGTGATCAGCGATCAGGATCTTTTGCCGGACATCACGAGCGATGGTTATGTGGAGGTCGCACTGCCGGACCTGAAAACCAGCACACCGCCCGATTCGGCCCCGCGATGGCGCGTCACCGAGCTGCCGGTCGGCTTTCAGCCGCTGGCACAGCGCAGGGCGGGGCCGCTCAGCCATCTGACCTTCAGCGACGGTCTGGCCGTGGTGTCCTTGTATGTTGAGCCCGCCGGTGCCGGTCAGACTGCGCCCCGAGGCTACTCGCGCGTCGGCGCCATGAATATTCTCTCGCAGATGCGGGGCGGCTTTGCGGTGACGGCGGTCGGCGAGGTGCCTCCCCCGACCCTGGAGATGATGGTGAGCTCCGTAGCCCAGCAGCCGGGTTTCGGGCCGGCGCGGGCCAACGTTCCCTGA